CCTTATGTTAGTATTGCCTGCCAGGCTACAAATATTTAAGGTGAGtaggaaataaataaattaacgtgtgtgtgtgtgtgtttgtgaaggtgACGATGCACAGTTTGAAATGGACATCTAACTGTTGGTGGAATGAGCATTCAAGAGGGATGTGAAACAACTTCACTTACTACCATGATGCTGAAGAAGAGGCCCAACCAATCCCCCACCCAGACTTGCTACAATATTGTCACCTTCTGTGTTTACAGATGAGTCCATTAGTTGCGGTTTGTTAACTTTAAATATCAGCTGTATTGTTACTGTAAAATAACACGAAGGTGGTTCAGGCGTGTGAATGAAGTGTTACCCTCTTGACTCACCTCTGGGGCCTTTCTCTTGTGGAGCCAGCAGCAACACTGAAAAAGATTGCTCCAGAGGAGCGGTGTGGTGGTAAAGATtcaatttctttcattctttaaAATTATTTTGCCACTCAAATCAATCTTATCATGGGTTATCCACACTTCACTGCCTTCAAAATACTATTATTTTTTTCAGATAAAAAGATTGTCATACAAAGGACTGTAAAAACTATATATAGAGAAATTTGAGACAAAAAACTACATTTTCACATGGTTTGTAAGAAGAATCAATAAAGAAAATAAAACCTATTTGGTAGTAGACTTGTTTCCTAAAAGAGTAACCAGTGCACAAAGGGAGTTGGATAGAATGAGTAGGCTATGTGTATTGCAAGATCAAAGGATTGCTTCTGTCAAACCCTTGGGCACTTTCGGTTATCTGGCAAGTGTCATTAGTCTCGTGGTAAATGGGTTGACCGACTGCAATACATGTTACTTTCGGGAAAAACACTTTGTATCTGACAGAAAACAAACTAATGACCCAAGAAATGGTTATTCCACcagtaatatagcagtagtatagcaggggcagcaggtagcctagtggttagagcattggactaataactgaaaggttgcaagatcgactccccgagctgacaaggtaaaaatctgtaattctgcccctgaacaagatagttaacccactgttcctaggccgtcattgaaaaataagaatttgttcttaactgacttgcctagtaaaatataaATAAAGAAAATTTTTTAAAATTACGGATAAGTAATCATAAAACACTTAGGCCTAATGTTCTTGAGTTCACATAGGATGACATTTCATTATTATGAGTTAAAAATGAAGCCTATCAGGTCCTGAAACGTTTCATTGGACATGTACATGAAGCCATCAGCCAATTTTACCTAATTGATGAtaccttttttacatttttgctcgAAATCAAAACGCACTGGTAGAACTTGATGTTTGCTGTTCACATCCATCAAAGGCTATCAGCGCCGCAGCTACAAATCCACTGGCACGCTCCCGTTCTTCTGTGAAGGAAAGCTGTACATTTCCAGCATCTGTAGTGTGGCAGGAGTGACCGAAGTGGAATTCTTCAGCAAGGTCCCTCCTGCAACTGATAACATTCCAGAACCAGCAGCCTGAAAAGCGGTAATCATTACACACCATGATGTCCTTCCTCTCATCAAAGAGctacactgtctctctgtactCTGCACATAAGCAGACGCATATATGATGCATATTGGCTCTAAATTAAATAACTTGAATTGTgattattaaaaattaaaataaatggtTCCAGTCTTTTTTTAGGCATACATGATATGCTTTAgatgcatttatatattttttaatttaaagataataaaaataaaaataaaggttATTCCATCTTCAGATCAATCCCAATGTAAATGTCAACCAAATCTTGTACCTCAGTGAGTAACATACATAAGCGACTGTGATATCACCTGGATGTGAGTTGCTGTCCAACTAGTTATGTAGCATTAAAGCAGGTATCAGATCCAGTCGGATCAGACATTTCCTAAATTGTCAAGTCTAGCACTTCATTCTTCCCATCCACTGTAGGGTTGACAGTTTCCCTACTTGCCAAGCAGGACCCAAGGTTTGTTCCTCCCTCAGAAATCAATAGCACACAACATCATATGCACACTGTCACACTCAATcttttctaggccgtcattgtaaataagaatatgttcttaaccgacttgcctagttaaataaaattcaATAAAACTAGACTAAATAATGAGCTGACCACCAGGATGCTGTGGGTGTGGTGGGCAACAGAAGAGGCTTATTCATGAGGGTTTAGTCTGTGAGAATCAACACGTGCTAGAGAATCTGTGACACCTGGCTCCTTGCCACTGTCCTGAAGCTGCTTCACTAATGGGAAACCCACTGGGCCTTTTCCCCACACCCTAGTGTATGAACAAACACTGTCAAGGGTCCAACCCCAGGCCCTATAATGACTCGTGCCACAGTAGGACCCAATGAACAACATGACAGACTTCTGCACCCCAACAGATCAGCCGGTTTAAATGGCTATACTATTTGTCAGCATGGCTTGTCACAGTGGCAAGAGTGATTGTTAATCTGTATTAGTTCATCTTTAGTTAATACGCATTGATGATAGGCTTGAATTCAGCTTTGACCTCGACTGTCTGTGATCACACTGCTTTTAGTTTAGGCTGTACTTGCTTAAATAACATGAACAGCTTAGTTTTGTAATTCAACCTGCCTCTGAGTAGTTGGTACACAGGTTAGAAATGGTGTGTGAGGGCATTGTGTCATTCCTTTTGCTAAGAGAGACACTAAGAATAAGTGTAATTTCAGGGCAGGGAAATGTGAAGGTGTTGGACCTTTTGCAATTTACCCCTCCTGCACATAGCTTCACTAACTCCACTCTTGATTACTGGCACCCCCAAAATAAAAAACGCTTTTTTCTTTAATCCAATCACCACTCCTATCTTGACCCCTCCATTCCTACATGTTGCTCTTTTCATTTGCTCCCTTTACCCGCTGCTTCGAACGCAAGCAACTAGGAAATTGCTCGCCTTGGCCTTTTTATGCGAGGGGCACTGACGACTTCCCATAATCTGAGCAGTAATACTATAAAATAGATGTGGATTTTGAGTGAGGGTGGTAAAGCTGTTAACAAGTGACTGGTTCGAGAAGCCATAAACACACTTGTCTTGTTCAGTTCGTCAAGACTGCTTCAGAACAGATTAGACTTGGTCAGGGCTGTGATAGCCTCATGTAGACTATTGGTTGAGAGTCAATTACATCAAGAAGACAGTCAAAAGTTCAGGCGAAGATGATGCTGTAATGTCCTAGAGTTCGCTCACTTATTTAGAGGATTAAATTAATAAATGTCACTTCGATTAACGGAATAAAATGCtttaatattgttatttttttcattgtatGTACAAAAATATATCTTGTATTAAAGGATTAATAAATGagtgaaaatacaaaataatcatAACAATTAAGGCACTATTTTGGCAGCATATTTCTTTCACTTCTTGAAAATGACAAAACACTGACAAACACAACATAAAACGTATAGCCTAAAAGCAACACCCGAAATGGGTAATAAATATTCAAATAAATCACAGTACATCTTTATCATGCTGGTTCAAACCAAGGACAAATCTTCTAATATGGAATGCTGTGGTTCCAGCAGAGATCATGACATAGGCCATGATAGAATAAGATATAGTAAGGACCATAGCAAAGAAATGTATCTTCCTTGTGATAACGACCACAAACAACTTAAGGTTGGACACCAAACCTTCAAGAGTCATTCCATTGGTCACAATATATTCCAAGTGAAGCCTTTTAAATAAGTGTTTTCACAATAGTCTTTGTGGTTGCGGGCCCGATGTGGCTGGGGTATCAGTGACAGCCACACTCCTCCACGATCATGTCCTCGTGATGCCGCAACACCACGTCTTCGTCCCCGTAGTACAGCATGGACAGCGGGCTGAGGCGCGTGGGCACGCAGGACGGACAACCCACGCGATCCGGATGGTACAGACTCAACAGGctctaaaaaaaacacaaaaagaaaatAAGTTTTACGAAAAGCTGCACTGAAGATAAATGCATATTAGGAACTTAAACCAaatataaaaagtgttgttttatGTTTAGATCTTACTTGCATGTATGCGTGGTTGGTGGGACTGAAGGATTCATCCACCGGAGTAGGGCACTCGCCCTCGCAGCGGAAGGCGTTGTAGCGTTTTGGATACACAATCCACTCGTTCCAGCCGATGTGGTCGAAATCTACCCACATGTCAATCTTCCGACAGAGTGGGCGTTGGACGGCTTCAGCCGCGGACCCAGTAGCATTAGCTGCAATTCCGCCGGCCATCCGCACTCTCTCCATTCGGTTTCTCTTGTGGCGTCGCCCTTGAACTTCGCGGCTGACTTGGTCCAAAATTGCGTATTTGGAGTGTTCCACAGTACGGATGAGAGTGGGTGCGCTCTCGCCATCTCGGGGCAGGTTGTGCTTGGAGAAGACAACCATCATAACCCGTTCGTCTGTCGGATGGTGAACCTTGATTTTCTTGTGCGTAAGATGCCCGATGTAGGCCATGTCAATTTCCTCTCCGTCGTCCGGTGCCCCACTCTCGTGTTCTTTCTCTATCACAAGGACTCTTGCTTCTTGGCTTTGCGTCACTGTGTCTCCCTGATGCATCCAATATTTGAGCAGAGCTGTCACATTGAACACGTTCCATTGAGACCTGGTGTCACTGGGCGATGCGCCAAAGCTGCCCAAGAGAAGGCGCTCCTCGCTGCACAGTTCAGTGTCAGACTCGCAGTCCTGCTTTCGTGAGTGATAAATGTCCAATGTGACGTGTTTGGAAGCGGAGAACGCTGGTAGTCTGATCCGAAGCTCTGACAGCTGGACGTCGTCACTCGCAGAGATGGAGGACATGTCGAAAGTGATTGTCCATTTCTCACCCACTTGATGGCATCCTGGAAAAAACTAACAAAAGTCAGCAAACCAGTTGTATGCAGTCAGTGCGCAATCAACAATACAAACTTTACGCAGACTTCACCATAAACTAGCCAAACCATTCAACAAAATGTCAAAAcgctggagggagagggaagacaggacagagtaggatgTGTATTCAACCGCCATTTGTACAGACGTCTGTAGGGCTaatacacacacccactcacataaaACAGAAAAACCCTTTAAAGCCGAATAAGCATTGTGACACTTCTGGGTTGTAAAGGAGGATCTGATAAACACAGATAAGACAGCCTGCAACCAGGCCTGGCAGTGATGGAGAGGACAAGCCTGAAGAGATCTGTGGACTGGTTCGGACGCTTGCTTGAACTACAGGTCAAATGACATAATTATATAAGACTACGATACTCGCGCCAGTCTATTGGTCCAAAAAGTAGCAAGTTAAAGACGGTAAATGCATAAAAGAATGTTGGAAAGCCAATTGAAAATGGCAAACAAATTTAACAAAATAAGGATCCTCTGGGAATGTTGCCAATAGTGTTCAATTTCTCATATGCCTAAACAATTAATTGAAATCAATACTTTTACGTACCTTTTGCTATCAGACTGAGGACTGAATCAGAATCGTGTGGAGAGGGGCTGTTCTCGGCTGCGGTCTTGATGGAGCGGTACAGCTGCATCATGTATAGAGGGTACCTATGGGGATGGTACGAATTCAGATATCCTAAACTGGACTCGGGTGAGCTCTTGTAATGCCGGGAATGGTGCAAAAGTTTCTCCGAACTGCCATGCCTGAAAAAGCAGACGAGGAGCGCGTAAAAGACGAGCGGTGCCAAGCCTACCATTTTGACTGAAGCGGTGTATCCACTATAGCGTTAAGTCACCTTGAAAGTAAAGACAATAGGAAGATGGCAACAACTAGCCCCCTTCCTCTAGCTTCTCTTGGTTTGAAATGATGCCGTGAGCAGACAGAGATCCAGACAGGGCATTTATAGTGGACAGCTGCCCTTTGATGACACCAGCCATCACAAACATCTCAACAACCCTCTGATCCCCAGTACACATCAGAGGACAACAAGACAGCATGTAGCCAAGGTCATTGTCTTTCGAAACTGTCAAGACATTTACAGGTAGGACTATAATCCTTTTCTCATTTATTAAGATCCCAACTGTTAGAACCCCTTTATCAAACTTTCAAAAACAGTGATATTACTTAAACATATATGTTTTTATTAGGCCAGTCAAAACAAGCACATTTTGAGATCAGGTTCTCTAATAggcaaacatatttttttaattaaccAATTAGGTATACCATTGCTTGTTTTAAATATTAATTACTATTTTTGTGAATACTTCACTAACGTTTCCTGCATCATCCTGGCcgcctttttaaaaaaaatattttataaacaaaaacaaatagaATAATGTCATCAACAACTCGCATGACCACATTTTCTTGACTATAGTAATAGTCATTTATTATCGGGTTTCTACCTATCAATTTGAAATCCAACCCATTGAAGTGCTTCAATTAGATTGTATACTAAAATACCAAAGCCCTTTTATTGGAGATACTTTCCAAAGAGTCCGATCCATTGATATTTTGGATGTTGGTCGGCTGTGAAACTGAACCAATTTCAACTGcgttaaaataaaaacattggtatgtatattttttttactaggtaagtcagttaagaacaaattcttattttcaataacgacctaggaacagtgggtttaactgcctgttcaggggtagaacgaggGATTCGAAcatgcaacttttcggttactagtccaacgctctaaccactaggctaccctgccgccccaatatgaAGCTTACAATTGAAAATAACCTCTTAAATGTAAAGTCCCCATGTTTTGGGACcctatttgatttttttttttaaatacaattcaGTCTGGTATAAGAACGGTAGCCCCTATCTGCAAAAGCAGGGCGTCTGCAGAAAGCTGAGTATCTTGCCTATGGATCGGTGCAGTCAAATCTTAGATATGACTAATTACCATATATGGGCATACGAATTTATAAGGGCAGGCCGAGCCGATGACCTGATTTCAAGATGCCTGCTACCTACTTCCGGTTAGTGTTGTGAAGCATAAACGGAATAAACACGGAATACATTGATACACTCTGAAAGCCAGGGTACCACAGATTGAGGATATTTTATGTCTGCCTGTGACCTACAGTTATTGATCACCAGTCCCCAgagtcaaaatgtttattttacacaATGTTTTCACCAAACATTTTACAAAGGTAAGCTTAGATTTGGTCTGTGTTTGAGcaatagttacagtgccttcagaaagtattcagagccttgactttttccacattttgttacattacagcctacaGTTGATACagcctaaaatgtattaaattattttgtaacctcaatctacacacaatatctcataatgataaagcaaaaacagtttttaaaaaaatgtttgctaatttattacacaaaaaaacagatatcacatttacataagtattcagaccctttactcagtactttgttgaagcacctttggcagtgattaaagtattgagtcttcttgggtatgacactacaagcttgtcacctttatttggggagtttctcctattcttctctgcctattctctcaagctctgtcaggttggatggggagcgttgctgcacagctattttcaggtctctcaagagatgttcaagtccaggctctagctgaatcactcaaggacattcagagacttgtcccgaagctactcctgcgctgtcttggctgtgtgcttagggttgttgtcctgtcgaaaggtgaaccttcgccccagtctgaggtcctgcgcgctctggagcaggttttcatcacagatctctctgtactttgctctgttcatatttgccacgatcctgactagtctcccagtcccaggggctgaaaaatatccccacagcatgatgctgccaccacgcttcacggtagggatggtgccaggttttaaTCCAGACGTGACgattggcatttaggccaaatagttcaatcttggtttcatcagaccagagaatcttgtttctcgtggtctgagagtctttaggtgccttttggcaaactccaagcgggctgccatgtgctttttactgaggagtggcttccgtctggccactctaccataaaggcctgattggtggagtgctgaagagatggttgtccttctggaagattctcccatctccacacaggagctctagagctctgtcagagtgaccattaggtTCTTTGTCAACTCCCTCACCAAAGCCCctccccgatttctcagtttggccagcggccagctctaggatgagtcttggtggttccaaacatcttccaattaagaatggaggccactatgttcttggggacatacaatgctgcagacattttttggtacccttccccagatctgtgccttgacacagtcctgtctcggagctctatggactattcctttgacctcatggcttggttttttctctgacatgcactgtcaactgtggaaccttatataggctggtgtgcctttccaaatcatggccaatcaattgaatttgaaaACCAAAAACATGAATGGCTACCATACGATCATAGATGCAATTTGGCTACATAGGCCTACAAAAATGTACAATATCAAAAATCACAAGAATGGTTTCAGATCAAAGGCTGTCACCCGCTTCCCTTGAAAAACAGTTTGCCCTACATccaattctgtcgaatcaaaatAATTTTCCAAAAACAAATCAGATTTCAAAATAAATATGGCTGAGATGCAAAGAAAATTCAAGGAGAGGGGGTACACAAAATGGtcagattaatattgccattgagaaaattcaaaacaaaccGAGACATGATCTTTTTCAAGGACAGTCTCTCAAAAACAAGGATTCTTGCGTTCTAACTACGagctattcaaagtgctctgaacacATTAAGGGAATCGTTTAAACATTAGCATATTCTAAGCTCCGATGACAGTATCGGTAATGTGTTTTTCTGACCCTCCCTTGATCGTATTCTCGCTGGGCAGAAATCTCAGAtcaattggtaaactctgatttaccaccccaatttgcgccccctactggatgg
The genomic region above belongs to Oncorhynchus mykiss isolate Arlee chromosome 6, USDA_OmykA_1.1, whole genome shotgun sequence and contains:
- the LOC110525714 gene encoding nodal homolog, which codes for MSSISASDDVQLSELRIRLPAFSASKHVTLDIYHSRKQDCESDTELCSEERLLLGSFGASPSDTRSQWNVFNVTALLKYWMHQGDTVTQSQEARVLVIEKEHESGAPDDGEEIDMAYIGHLTHKKIKVHHPTDERVMMVVFSKHNLPRDGESAPTLIRTVEHSKYAILDQVSREVQGRRHKRNRMERVRMAGGIAANATGSAAEAVQRPLCRKIDMWVDFDHIGWNEWIVYPKRYNAFRCEGECPTPVDESFSPTNHAYMQSLLSLYHPDRVGCPSCVPTRLSPLSMLYYGDEDVVLRHHEDMIVEECGCH